In a single window of the Nitrospirota bacterium genome:
- a CDS encoding DEAD/DEAH box helicase, with protein sequence MEKLLSLLDKLDASSVYFLATKQTLFNAFRRYENDGVNEIQWNRDRTELSLDIHGFPSVTVKIYERDGVLEYKCGCDFNHASHKCDHIICSIVTVKNLLNPNLYKLKTKISSKKRNYLYSRLFEENSTEYSYKTNIYAVEFEYNRNFPCGYITINGQKYDHRYGLPTDAPHEIDMFRQINYKSLETFHHIMRQKDYKVPVNLRYHDKVIAISFDEQRIYKTYVEFDYAGSKVFFKLLCSLDPDEAKNLLVMGNFIVNTATNEITPIYDTKGLNYWKQLKNTFDKKRLNPHQKRTDIFNGSDVANENVIQIPLQTFQSSVFRFSALNQDTLVYDSLLFSINGKFVDLKTAPLPKYRISADEDKAGYSLTASGVTEGTTFGPARHPFEFFYIYMPAGLNSLKKRNIIYHTFVVLFNEKTKKGKTDLIKKMINEETFGKHKYVREARSLLKSYTEMNFESLQLIFNNNQWSVVPIDVRSQLPLFSVPYDLFGLKIFEGIAEPGSMWVEKQEFTSKVPALLRALSEKGVEFLINKQDVLLTSWDFELSVTKKAIDWFEIKQEIRYHGTLISKQMLKEALSGVVKHEGALHFLDETTVNNLTKLSKLLKEESKREIVTIPRLQIFDLLSLRKTNIKVTLPKEEEEILDRLLNFDAIAPKKVPANLKAKLRQYQKDGFSWLSFLYEHRFGACLADDMGLGKTVQAIALLAAVKEGVTATGSSSCVNLVVVPPTLLFNWESELERFYPNLKLYLYRGKDRDINFDGYDVVLTSYALIRKDIEKLSALKFNIIVFDEAQMIKNIYADTTAAVRKLNGHFKLGLTGTPLENHIGEYYSIMDLLLPGLLGQYRQYRGTISGDTMESLIQATRPFVLRRTKNKILKELPPKVESDVYLTLTESQKALYNKTVENVKKTVTEAYENKPESQAKIIALTALLRLRQVCLSSRLLLPAQKEKSPKIEFLVDKTTELMEEGHSCLVFSQFTSFLDLIEARLKEHDCKLFRLDGETTVIKRKKIVEDFQNSETPSIFLLSLKAGGQGLNLTRATYVFHMDPWWNPAVENQASDRAHRIGQKNKVMITRLIMQHTVEEKIMHLKKRKSEIYNAIMDPATVSDKVVLSKKDFEYILNVTV encoded by the coding sequence ATGGAAAAACTGCTTAGCCTTTTGGATAAATTAGACGCATCCTCGGTGTACTTTTTAGCTACTAAGCAAACGTTGTTTAATGCCTTCAGGCGGTATGAAAATGACGGAGTAAATGAGATTCAATGGAATAGAGACAGGACAGAGCTATCTCTGGACATTCACGGATTTCCTTCCGTCACGGTTAAAATCTATGAAAGAGATGGCGTACTTGAGTATAAATGCGGTTGCGATTTTAACCATGCCAGTCATAAGTGTGATCACATAATTTGCTCAATAGTTACGGTTAAAAATTTGTTAAACCCAAACCTATATAAATTAAAAACGAAAATTAGCAGCAAAAAAAGAAACTATCTGTATAGTCGTCTGTTTGAAGAGAACTCCACGGAGTATTCCTACAAAACCAACATTTATGCTGTTGAGTTTGAATATAACAGAAACTTTCCGTGCGGATATATTACGATAAACGGCCAAAAATATGATCACAGATATGGTTTACCCACTGATGCACCTCATGAGATAGACATGTTTCGTCAAATAAATTATAAAAGTTTAGAAACATTTCACCATATTATGCGGCAAAAAGATTACAAGGTACCTGTCAATTTAAGGTACCATGATAAAGTAATTGCAATAAGTTTTGACGAACAACGTATCTACAAGACATACGTTGAGTTTGATTATGCCGGTAGCAAGGTGTTTTTTAAGTTACTGTGCTCATTAGACCCTGATGAGGCAAAGAACCTTCTTGTGATGGGCAATTTTATAGTAAATACCGCTACAAATGAGATAACGCCAATCTATGATACAAAAGGACTCAACTACTGGAAACAATTAAAAAACACCTTTGATAAAAAAAGGTTGAATCCTCATCAAAAGCGTACAGATATTTTCAATGGCTCAGACGTTGCCAACGAAAATGTTATACAAATACCATTACAAACTTTTCAAAGCAGCGTGTTTAGATTTTCAGCGCTTAATCAGGACACGTTGGTGTATGATTCTCTCTTGTTTAGCATAAACGGTAAGTTCGTTGATTTAAAAACCGCTCCTCTGCCCAAATACAGGATTTCAGCAGATGAGGACAAGGCAGGATACTCGTTAACTGCCTCCGGAGTTACTGAGGGTACAACCTTCGGTCCGGCAAGACATCCCTTTGAATTTTTTTACATTTATATGCCAGCAGGCCTTAATTCACTTAAAAAACGAAATATAATATACCACACTTTTGTTGTTCTGTTTAACGAAAAAACTAAAAAAGGGAAAACCGATCTCATAAAAAAAATGATTAATGAAGAGACATTTGGAAAACATAAATATGTCAGGGAAGCCCGCAGTCTTTTAAAAAGTTATACAGAAATGAATTTTGAAAGCCTGCAACTGATTTTTAACAACAATCAATGGTCTGTGGTGCCCATCGACGTAAGGAGTCAGCTGCCCCTGTTTAGTGTTCCGTACGATTTGTTTGGTTTGAAAATATTTGAGGGTATTGCTGAGCCCGGCAGCATGTGGGTGGAAAAACAGGAGTTCACATCCAAAGTGCCGGCCCTGTTACGTGCGTTAAGTGAAAAAGGTGTAGAATTTTTAATAAACAAGCAGGACGTATTACTCACAAGCTGGGATTTTGAACTGAGTGTAACCAAAAAAGCGATAGACTGGTTTGAAATAAAGCAGGAAATCAGATACCACGGCACATTGATAAGCAAGCAGATGCTAAAAGAAGCTTTAAGTGGTGTGGTCAAACACGAGGGTGCCTTACATTTCCTTGATGAAACAACGGTTAACAATCTCACAAAGCTCTCTAAACTCTTAAAGGAGGAGTCAAAAAGAGAGATTGTAACAATACCAAGGCTGCAGATATTTGATTTGTTGTCACTAAGGAAAACCAACATAAAAGTGACGTTGCCAAAAGAAGAAGAGGAGATTTTAGACAGACTGCTAAATTTTGATGCTATAGCGCCCAAAAAGGTGCCCGCAAACCTTAAGGCAAAGCTACGACAGTACCAGAAGGATGGTTTCAGTTGGCTTTCGTTTCTCTATGAGCACAGGTTTGGAGCCTGCTTAGCCGACGATATGGGATTAGGTAAGACGGTTCAGGCAATAGCGCTGCTTGCCGCTGTAAAAGAGGGGGTTACAGCCACTGGCAGTTCATCATGTGTTAATCTTGTAGTGGTGCCGCCAACCCTTCTGTTTAACTGGGAAAGCGAATTGGAGCGTTTTTATCCTAACCTAAAGCTTTACTTATACCGAGGTAAGGACAGAGATATCAACTTTGATGGCTATGATGTTGTGTTGACATCGTATGCGCTTATTCGTAAAGATATAGAAAAGTTGAGCGCTCTAAAGTTTAATATAATAGTGTTTGACGAGGCTCAGATGATAAAAAACATCTATGCCGATACGACAGCAGCGGTGCGAAAACTCAATGGACATTTTAAGCTTGGGCTAACGGGGACTCCGCTGGAAAATCACATCGGAGAGTACTACTCGATAATGGATCTCCTGCTGCCGGGGCTTTTAGGCCAGTATCGACAATACAGGGGCACAATATCAGGCGACACTATGGAGTCTCTGATACAAGCCACACGCCCGTTTGTACTCAGACGTACTAAAAATAAAATACTTAAAGAACTGCCCCCAAAGGTGGAAAGTGATGTGTATCTGACTTTAACGGAAAGCCAGAAGGCGCTTTACAATAAGACTGTGGAAAACGTGAAAAAGACAGTGACCGAAGCTTATGAAAATAAACCTGAATCGCAGGCAAAGATAATAGCTCTGACAGCGCTGCTGAGATTACGTCAGGTCTGTCTGTCCTCGCGGCTGCTACTGCCTGCACAAAAAGAGAAGTCACCCAAGATAGAGTTTTTGGTGGATAAGACAACAGAGCTCATGGAGGAGGGGCACAGTTGTCTTGTTTTTTCGCAATTTACCTCTTTTTTGGATTTAATTGAGGCTCGTCTTAAAGAGCATGATTGTAAACTTTTCCGCTTAGACGGTGAAACAACTGTAATAAAGCGAAAAAAGATTGTAGAGGATTTTCAGAACTCTGAAACACCGTCCATATTTTTACTTAGTTTAAAAGCCGGCGGACAGGGTTTAAATCTGACAAGGGCAACCTATGTGTTCCACATGGATCCGTGGTGGAATCCGGCAGTGGAAAATCAGGCATCAGACAGAGCGCACCGCATCGGGCAAAAAAACAAGGTTATGATCACACGGCTTATCATGCAGCACACGGTGGAGGAAAAGATAATGCACCTGAAAAAGCGAAAATCTGAAATATATAACGCCATCATGGACCCAGCCACGGTGAGCGATAAAGTGGTGCTTTCTAAAAAAGATTTCGAATATATTTTAAATGTTACGGTGTAG
- a CDS encoding ATP-binding protein: MICLVETLHYRCLKYIKKDIGNFHILVGPNASGKSTFLDVISFLGDVVRIGPEHAVSNRTPNYSDLIWLREGDSFELAIEMNIPDKYEKEGNCRYEISIGKIEETNEFGILSETLWFKPKDTGHIERTLELFPSPLLSPKQIVVSGRKPTWKKIVNKVKNGNDNFYSEIEKGFDHSFKLGPQKSALGNLPEDETRFPVAIWFKKMLMDGIQTLMLNSEKMRKPSPPGMPRQFRTDGSNLPWVIERLKTEHPKRFDEWIEHVRTALPELKTVKTVIREDDKHRYIVVVYENNLDAPSWMVSDGTLRLLALTILAYLPDIEGMLLIEEPENGIHPRAIETVFQSLSSVYNAQVLVATHSPVIVNVSGIKDILCFAKTEEGAVDIISGKDHPNLKQWKGETPLSVLFASGVLG; encoded by the coding sequence ATGATTTGTTTAGTTGAGACATTGCACTACAGATGTTTAAAGTATATCAAAAAAGACATTGGCAACTTCCACATTCTGGTAGGCCCTAATGCGAGCGGGAAATCCACTTTCCTTGACGTTATTTCATTCCTTGGTGATGTTGTCAGAATTGGGCCGGAACATGCCGTAAGTAACAGGACTCCAAATTATAGCGATCTTATTTGGCTTAGAGAGGGTGATTCTTTTGAACTTGCCATCGAAATGAATATTCCTGATAAATACGAAAAGGAAGGTAATTGCAGGTATGAAATTTCAATAGGAAAGATTGAAGAGACAAATGAATTCGGCATTTTAAGCGAAACTCTGTGGTTTAAACCGAAAGACACCGGACATATAGAAAGGACTTTAGAGCTTTTCCCATCTCCGCTCTTATCTCCAAAACAAATAGTTGTTAGTGGACGGAAACCAACATGGAAAAAAATAGTAAATAAAGTAAAAAATGGAAATGATAACTTTTATTCTGAGATTGAAAAAGGGTTTGATCATTCCTTCAAATTAGGACCTCAAAAATCTGCTTTAGGTAATTTACCTGAGGATGAAACCAGGTTTCCTGTAGCTATCTGGTTTAAGAAAATGCTTATGGATGGCATCCAAACCCTGATGCTTAACAGTGAGAAGATGAGAAAGCCAAGCCCGCCTGGAATGCCGAGGCAGTTTCGCACTGACGGCTCAAATTTGCCGTGGGTTATAGAAAGACTCAAAACAGAACATCCCAAAAGATTTGATGAATGGATAGAACACGTTAGAACCGCGCTGCCGGAACTTAAAACTGTTAAAACAGTAATTAGAGAAGACGATAAGCACCGCTATATTGTGGTTGTTTACGAAAATAATCTGGACGCGCCGTCATGGATGGTTTCAGATGGTACACTCAGACTGCTTGCACTAACGATTTTAGCATATCTGCCCGATATTGAAGGAATGCTTTTAATAGAGGAACCGGAAAACGGAATTCATCCCAGGGCTATAGAAACAGTATTTCAATCTTTGTCCTCTGTCTATAATGCTCAGGTGCTTGTCGCTACACATTCACCTGTAATTGTTAATGTTTCAGGAATTAAAGACATCCTGTGTTTTGCCAAAACAGAGGAGGGTGCAGTGGACATCATATCGGGGAAAGACCACCCTAATCTTAAACAATGGAAAGGAGAAACCCCACTTTCCGTACTTTTTGCCTCCGGCGTGTTGGGATGA
- a CDS encoding protein kinase — protein MKVTLDVIAGPNTGERFMFTESDTFLVGRSKKAHLRLNKKDDLFISRTHFILEIRRNVCYITDINSTNGTLVNDKRIDRAELHDDDEITIGNTKIKVRIDHDDTQKYHYVYCSVCKENVDNEVDDNVAQSEREFMAYTCKACRAKNKELATIRKHSGLLKQHTCVSCGCDMTEAANSDGRAAEFEDSIYLCSKCEFKWHTKSPVFDAGDAYAVLGIIGRGAMGTVYKVVDVGTRRVYALKRVNIDGKKNSSGLKLFAREMEIQSLLNHPNLIRYLDRGEAGNMPFLVSEFMPGGDLGKLIKTTLKGPLTPEYACKIIIQVLKGLEFIHLNGYVHRDLKPSNFLLNKTHTDTGLTIKITDYGLAKSYEEAGNSLYDFTQTGTFGGSLMFLSPEQITNYKFVKPPADIYSVGVSLYYMLTAKYTVKYPPESSRSGKKWRHPLDMVLEDAPIPILERNKNLPDALAAVVDKSVSKDEHKRFQSASEFREAIHEAIKMDGL, from the coding sequence ATGAAAGTAACTCTTGATGTTATAGCCGGCCCGAACACCGGAGAGAGATTCATGTTTACCGAATCGGACACTTTTTTAGTTGGCAGATCAAAGAAGGCGCACCTGCGGCTTAACAAAAAAGATGATCTTTTCATATCAAGAACTCATTTCATTTTAGAGATAAGGCGTAATGTTTGCTATATAACCGATATAAACAGCACTAACGGCACACTTGTAAATGATAAGCGGATAGACAGAGCAGAACTTCACGACGATGATGAAATCACAATAGGCAATACAAAAATCAAGGTTCGCATTGATCATGATGACACACAGAAGTACCACTACGTTTATTGCAGCGTGTGTAAGGAAAATGTGGATAACGAGGTGGATGATAATGTTGCTCAGAGCGAACGGGAGTTTATGGCATATACGTGTAAAGCGTGCAGAGCTAAAAACAAGGAGCTGGCAACAATCAGAAAACACAGCGGCTTGCTCAAACAACACACTTGTGTAAGCTGTGGCTGTGATATGACAGAGGCAGCAAACTCTGACGGCAGAGCGGCAGAGTTTGAAGACAGTATTTATCTGTGCAGTAAGTGTGAGTTTAAGTGGCACACTAAGTCCCCTGTGTTTGACGCTGGAGATGCCTATGCAGTGTTAGGCATAATAGGCCGCGGTGCAATGGGGACAGTGTATAAGGTAGTTGATGTCGGCACACGGCGTGTGTATGCGCTTAAGAGGGTCAACATTGACGGCAAGAAAAACTCCTCCGGCCTGAAACTCTTTGCACGGGAGATGGAAATCCAGTCCCTGTTGAATCATCCAAATCTGATAAGATATCTGGACAGGGGAGAGGCTGGAAACATGCCCTTTTTAGTGAGCGAGTTTATGCCGGGAGGGGATTTGGGTAAACTCATAAAGACAACGCTTAAGGGTCCGCTGACTCCTGAGTATGCCTGCAAAATCATAATACAGGTTTTAAAAGGCCTTGAGTTCATCCATTTAAACGGATACGTTCACAGAGATCTGAAACCTTCAAATTTTCTTTTAAATAAAACCCACACCGATACAGGGTTAACGATAAAGATAACAGACTATGGACTTGCAAAGTCTTATGAGGAGGCTGGGAACTCCCTGTATGATTTTACCCAAACGGGGACTTTTGGCGGCTCTTTGATGTTTTTGTCACCGGAGCAGATTACAAATTATAAGTTTGTAAAACCGCCGGCGGATATTTACTCTGTTGGCGTAAGTCTGTACTACATGCTGACTGCCAAATATACTGTAAAGTATCCGCCTGAATCCAGCCGTTCAGGGAAAAAATGGAGGCATCCGCTTGACATGGTTTTAGAGGATGCACCGATTCCCATATTGGAGCGTAACAAAAACCTGCCCGATGCCTTAGCTGCAGTGGTTGACAAATCCGTCTCAAAAGACGAGCATAAAAGGTTTCAGTCGGCTTCTGAATTCAGGGAGGCTATCCATGAGGCTATAAAAATGGATGGACTATAA
- a CDS encoding NTP transferase domain-containing protein, whose translation MIATKQKTAAFVPVRLSSSRLPEKHLKFIGGKTLLSWVILRLKAAQELDEIVICTTSEKQNEQLKEITGSEDVSLFIYDGNPDDVVGRLTVAAVKHSAEICVLASGDCPLLSSETIDQMVRTLKENSEADNVLFSDINGRFPIHEGIIVSRRTLWELADKYSDTAALREHQFPVFLRNVYPDKFSHIKNVYVKDADIFYSVNHRISIDTPDDLKFINRLYDILQTTGVEFNLKNAIAVLIKNPEITDLNKHVYRKTLEDITHRVVFFVSEKPLNGYGHVRRAVETAGILVNRYGVGVRFLTFDEPSKKIIEESGLRADVGAADKLIPFHKEFPFDVVVFVDGNDTITQELIDSIKASVNAKAIVLSEPGVADNSAEEIFQVLGN comes from the coding sequence GTGATAGCAACTAAACAAAAAACGGCTGCTTTTGTTCCAGTCAGGCTAAGCTCAAGCCGACTGCCTGAAAAGCATCTTAAGTTTATAGGTGGTAAAACTCTCCTTTCATGGGTAATACTGAGACTTAAAGCGGCTCAAGAACTTGATGAAATAGTAATTTGCACGACCTCAGAAAAACAGAATGAGCAACTGAAAGAGATTACCGGTTCAGAGGATGTATCGCTTTTTATCTATGACGGCAATCCTGATGATGTTGTAGGGCGGTTGACCGTTGCCGCTGTTAAGCATAGCGCTGAGATATGTGTATTGGCAAGCGGTGACTGCCCGCTTCTGAGCAGCGAGACGATTGATCAGATGGTTAGAACGCTTAAGGAAAATTCTGAGGCCGATAACGTCTTATTTTCCGATATTAACGGCCGTTTCCCTATACATGAGGGGATAATTGTGTCAAGACGGACTCTATGGGAACTTGCCGATAAGTACTCAGACACTGCCGCCTTAAGAGAGCATCAGTTTCCGGTTTTTTTAAGAAACGTCTATCCTGACAAATTTTCCCACATAAAAAATGTATATGTTAAAGACGCTGATATTTTCTATAGCGTAAACCACCGCATATCGATTGACACGCCGGATGACCTAAAATTTATAAACAGGCTTTATGATATTTTGCAAACGACAGGAGTAGAGTTTAATTTAAAAAATGCGATAGCCGTCCTTATTAAAAACCCTGAGATTACTGACCTCAATAAACACGTTTACCGGAAAACCCTTGAGGATATAACGCACAGGGTTGTCTTTTTTGTCTCTGAGAAGCCGCTTAATGGATATGGTCATGTGAGAAGGGCAGTTGAGACAGCCGGTATTTTAGTGAACAGATACGGAGTAGGGGTAAGATTTTTAACTTTTGATGAGCCATCTAAAAAGATTATAGAAGAGAGCGGGTTAAGGGCGGATGTTGGGGCTGCCGACAAGCTTATACCTTTTCATAAGGAATTTCCCTTTGATGTGGTTGTCTTTGTTGACGGTAATGATACGATTACTCAGGAGCTCATAGATTCAATTAAAGCTTCTGTAAATGCTAAGGCCATAGTCCTGTCGGAGCCAGGTGTGGCTGATAACTCTGCTGAAGAAATATTTCAGGTTTTGGGAAACTAA
- the pseC gene encoding UDP-4-amino-4,6-dideoxy-N-acetyl-beta-L-altrosamine transaminase encodes MTAFIPYGRQLIEDDDIEAVLETLRSDFITQGPRVTEFEEALSAYCGAKYAVVFNSGTSALHAAYFAAGLSAGDEFITSPVTFSATATAGVLTGANVVFAPVEPDTGNLDVTKLYGHITPKTKLIVPVHFAGHPVDSEALFDVVKGGPIVIVEDACHALGTLYKDRVGTNWQKVGALNHSHMCAFSFHPVKAITTGEGGAVTTNDLSYYKKLKLFGNHGITKHACDFVNPEPALWYYEMQTPGLNYRMTDIQAALGVSQLRKLDAFIERRRSIAKTYNSAFAGNQYFYLPPERDYAKSSYHLYHIRLKDEYVQRKLDIFNKLKECGLGVQCHYIPVYRHPYYSALQYKSIESAEDFYSREISIPMYPAMTDSDVQVVIEKVLETFEGI; translated from the coding sequence ATGACTGCTTTCATCCCTTACGGCAGGCAGTTAATAGAAGACGATGATATAGAGGCAGTGCTGGAAACCCTGAGGAGTGATTTTATCACTCAGGGCCCTCGTGTTACAGAATTTGAAGAGGCACTGTCTGCTTACTGCGGAGCTAAATACGCAGTGGTTTTTAACTCAGGCACATCAGCCCTTCATGCCGCATACTTTGCCGCAGGGTTAAGTGCCGGGGATGAGTTTATAACAAGTCCTGTTACGTTTTCTGCTACGGCTACGGCTGGCGTTTTAACCGGTGCAAATGTTGTGTTTGCTCCGGTTGAGCCGGATACCGGAAATTTGGATGTGACAAAGCTTTATGGCCATATCACGCCTAAGACGAAACTGATAGTGCCTGTGCATTTTGCAGGGCATCCGGTTGACTCTGAGGCTCTTTTTGATGTGGTTAAGGGTGGCCCTATTGTCATAGTTGAGGATGCCTGCCATGCCCTTGGCACTCTGTATAAAGACAGGGTTGGAACAAATTGGCAAAAGGTGGGAGCGCTTAATCACTCGCACATGTGCGCTTTTAGTTTTCATCCGGTTAAGGCCATTACCACAGGTGAGGGCGGTGCTGTTACCACAAATGACTTGTCATACTATAAGAAACTAAAATTATTCGGTAATCATGGTATAACTAAACATGCCTGTGATTTTGTTAATCCTGAACCTGCTCTCTGGTACTACGAAATGCAAACGCCTGGGCTTAACTATCGAATGACTGATATACAGGCCGCTCTTGGCGTATCTCAGCTTAGAAAGCTGGATGCTTTTATAGAGCGGAGACGCTCCATTGCTAAGACCTATAACAGCGCTTTTGCCGGTAACCAGTATTTTTATTTGCCACCGGAAAGGGATTACGCAAAATCCTCATATCATCTCTACCATATAAGGCTTAAGGATGAATATGTTCAAAGGAAACTTGATATATTTAATAAATTAAAAGAATGCGGACTTGGTGTTCAATGCCATTACATTCCGGTCTATAGGCATCCATACTACAGCGCACTTCAATATAAAAGCATAGAGAGTGCCGAGGATTTTTATAGCAGGGAAATCTCTATTCCCATGTACCCTGCAATGACTGACTCTGATGTTCAGGTGGTCATTGAAAAAGTGTTGGAAACGTTTGAAGGAATTTAG
- the pseB gene encoding UDP-N-acetylglucosamine 4,6-dehydratase (inverting) has translation MFDGKTILVTGGTGSFGKELAKFILKKFKVKKLIIFSRDEFKQYEMSAQFKTPQYPIRYFIGDIRDRERLYRAFNGVDYVIHAAAMKHVLAAEYNPLEVVKTNIIGAENIVDAAIDNGVKKVIALSTDKAVSPLNLYGATKLAMEKIFVAAGAYVGGKDTKFSIVRYGNVVGSRGSVVPLFHKLIQSGIKDLPITDERMTRFWITMEESVELVLDALEESAGGEVFVPKIPSMKITDLARAVCGDCKFKFSGVRPGEKIHETLISEDEARTTIEYRPRGKDMFVIVPHMHFESKATAKYRGFKRLKEDFTYRSDTNDAWLTIEQMRAYIDGLIKNNSL, from the coding sequence ATGTTTGACGGAAAGACAATATTAGTAACGGGCGGAACAGGTTCCTTTGGTAAGGAATTAGCAAAATTTATATTAAAAAAATTTAAAGTAAAAAAACTAATAATATTCAGCAGGGATGAGTTTAAGCAGTATGAAATGTCCGCACAATTCAAAACTCCACAGTATCCGATAAGATATTTTATAGGTGATATCAGAGACCGGGAGAGACTGTACAGGGCATTTAACGGCGTTGATTATGTAATACATGCCGCTGCTATGAAACACGTTTTAGCCGCCGAGTATAATCCGCTTGAGGTGGTTAAGACAAACATAATAGGGGCTGAAAATATTGTTGATGCTGCTATTGATAACGGGGTAAAGAAAGTCATAGCGTTGTCAACCGATAAGGCGGTAAGTCCGTTAAATCTCTACGGCGCCACTAAGCTTGCGATGGAAAAGATTTTTGTGGCAGCAGGGGCATATGTTGGAGGCAAAGACACAAAGTTTTCCATAGTCCGGTACGGTAACGTGGTGGGAAGCAGGGGGAGTGTTGTGCCTCTTTTTCATAAACTCATTCAATCCGGAATTAAAGACTTACCCATAACTGATGAACGTATGACGAGGTTTTGGATAACAATGGAGGAGTCGGTAGAGCTGGTTTTGGATGCACTTGAGGAATCGGCTGGTGGTGAGGTGTTTGTCCCTAAAATTCCAAGCATGAAGATTACCGATTTGGCAAGAGCTGTTTGCGGTGACTGCAAGTTTAAGTTTTCGGGGGTTAGGCCGGGTGAAAAAATCCACGAAACCCTGATATCTGAAGACGAAGCGCGCACCACTATAGAGTACCGCCCCCGCGGCAAAGATATGTTTGTCATTGTCCCGCACATGCACTTCGAGTCTAAGGCTACAGCTAAATACAGGGGATTTAAAAGGCTGAAAGAGGATTTCACCTACAGAAGCGACACAAATGACGCATGGCTTACCATTGAGCAGATGCGAGCCTATATTGACGGTTTGATCAAAAACAATAGTTTATGA